The Bacillota bacterium region ATCCTTTCTGGGCGTGTCTAGGTCTACCGTGGCCGGTTACGAGGCGCCCAGCAAGGAACGGGAACCGGACTTCGCCTTCCTGTCAAAGCTTGCCGAGATCTTGGATGTTACCTCGGACTACCTCCTCGGCTTGAGTGATGACCCAGCTGCCGGGAAGAAGAGGGCTTCGATGGCGGCGGACCGCCCGGACCCCCTGTCAGACCTGCCTGAAGAGGCAAGGAAGTCCGTGGAGGACTTCATAGAGTACACTAAGAGGAAGTACGGGAGGAAGAAGGACTAGGATCTCTGCTCCTTCCTTTCCCTCTTTCAGTGGCCTCCAGGTTGCAGAGGTACACCTTTTCCCATTCCAGGCTGGCCATCAATGTCACCGTCTGGTGAGCCCACTCGACCTGCAGGCCAGGACCTCCCACCAGGCTACTTCAGGGTGACCCTGGCTCCCGGTGCGATCTCCGAAGGCCAGGATACGAGGACAGCCGTTCCCTCTGATAGGCCCGAGATCACCTCCACATAGTCTCCTCCCTCGGCCCCAGCCTCCACTGGAGCCAGCTGGGCGCGGTCGTTAACCACGACGAAGACATGCTTGGTGCCATCTATCTCAAATACCGCGCGCTTTGGCACCCTGAGGGATGTGGAGCTGTGGACCACAATGTCCACGTCTACCGGGTAGCCGGGGAGCGCCCCTCGGTCACTGGGCGCATTCAGCAGTATCTCCACAGGCACCCGCCGTTGCCTCAGGCCTAGTTCTGAAAGGGATTCCACCGCCTGGGGGTAGATCTTGGATATCCTACCTGGGATCACCTGCCCTCCCAGGGCATCCCCGGAGACCACCACCTCCTGGCCCAGCCTGATCTGGGGCATATCCCGGGCCAGGACCTCACACCTTACCATAAGCTCGCCCGAGTAAACGCTGGCCAGGGGGGCCCCCGGCAACACCAGGCTCCCCTCGTCTACCTCCAGGCTGGCCACCACACAGTCGAAGGGCGCCTGGATTACACACTTGTCCATCTCCGCACGGAGGCTCTCCATTTCCAGGGAAATAGCGTCCATCTCAGCTTGGTACCGCTCCAGCCCCTCAGGGGAGGCCTGGCCCACCGCCCGGCGGAGAGCGGCCTCGGCTCCCTTGAGCCTGGCCGCGGCTATGTTGTAGCGGTCCCGGGTGAGGTTCCACTCCTCCTCCTTGACCAGCCCGATGTGGTTGACCTCCAGGAGTTCGTTGTAGTCCTCCAGGGCCCGCTCGTACTCCACCTTGGCTGCCTCCAGCTCCGCCTCGGCGCTCCTTATCTCGAGCGGCACGTCGAACTCAGATGCCGTGAGAAACCTGGCCCTGGCGGCATGGAACCGCGCGTCGGCCATGGCCAGCTCGAGCCTGAGGTCTTCGGTATCACCCACGAGGATGAGGCTGCCTTCGGGCAGCCGGTCGCCCTCTTCCACTGCTACCTGCTTCACCAGGAACTGCGTCTCGGCAAAGAGGGTTTGCTCGCGGACTGGAGCCAGGTAGCCTGTCTCGGAGATGGACTTGACCACCGGCCCGGTCTCAGCCATGGCTACCTCCACCTCCAGGGCCTTGGGCCTGGAGAGTTGGAAGAGCACAGCCCCCACCACAAGGACCAGCACAACGATGTAGAGTCTCTTTCTCACGGCCTTCTCACCCCTTATGTGAGCCTGATCTTCAGCGCGTCCAGGAAGCGAACCTTCCTCACCTTTAGCCACATGGCCACCATAACGCTGGCGAAGAACCCCAGGGTTATGCCCAGGGTCCAGACATGGGGCCAGAAGAGTGCATCCTGGGGAAGGTAGTAGATCTCCGTGCTGAATGAACGTGCCAGGAGTATCCAGAAGAGGTGGCCCAGGGGCACACCCAGGATTATACCGCCCACCAGCGCCGTGAGGTTCTCCTTCAAGACGATGGAGAAGACCTCGGCCTTGGAGAAGCCCAGAACCCTCAGGGTGGAGAACTCCCTGAGACGCTCCGAGAGGCTGATGGAAGCGGTGCTGAAGAGTGTGGCGAACCCGAACACGCTGCCCAAGAGCACCATGATGCTGAGGGAGTAGATGCCCATCTCCATCATGCTGCGGTAGGATTCTATGAGGTCCGCGGGGGAGTGCACAGCCTCCACCCGGGGCACGTCATCCAGGGAGAGCCTGAAGTCTTGGTGGGTCTTCACTGCTACGCCTGTGAGGATCTCCTTCTCTCCGAGGATCTCCTCCATCTGCTCCAGGGACATGTAGATGGTCGAGCCCAGGTACTGCCGGACGATGCCAGTCACCGGCACATCGTGCTCCCGGTCACGGTCGGTGAAGGAGGTGATGCGCAACACAGACCCGGGAGACGCGCCAAGCCTGCCGGCGAGGTACTCCGGGATGAGTATGCCCCGGGTGGGTATGGGGAGGTTCCTTCCCCCCGCATCCTCCAGCCTGAAGAGCTCCGTGTCCACCGGGATTGCCCTGGCCAGCGCGAACCCCTCCCTCCACCCGTAGTTGATCCTCAGGTACTGTTCGGCATAGGGTTCAACCCTGGATGCACCCGCCGCCGATTCCACCTCCGCAAGCACGCTGTACCCGGCGGGGGAGGTAAGGCTGACCGAGTAGTCGTAGGCCTCGAGCTCCCCGAATTGCTTCTCCAGAAGTGAGGTGAAGATGATGGTGGAGTGAAGGGGCACCAGTATGCAGGCGTAGGTAAGGCCGATCCCTACTACGGCGAAGGCTAGCCGCCTCCGGTTTCGCATAAGACTCCTGAGCATCATCTTGGAGGTGCTCGCCAGGCGCCTCCACACGGCCGTGAAGGCCTCTAGGAAGATGGCTCGCCCCACCTGGGGCACCGGAGGCCTCATGGCCTCAGTCGGGGAGATACTGGTGGTCTTCAGAGCCGCCAGGAGGCCGGCACACCCTGAGACCAGGCAGGATGCTATGAGTCCGGCCAGGTAGAGCCCAGGCCGGGGGGACGACTGCATCAGCGGGATGCGGTAGAACTGGGTGAAAAAGGGCAGCATCAGGAGGGCAAGGAGGTAGCCGGTGATTATGCCGGAAAGGGAGCCTGAGAACCCGATGAGAATGGAGTACTTCACGTAGTGGGCGATGACTGCCACTTTGGAGTATCCCAGGGCCATCAGGATCCCGATGGGGATGCGCTCTGCCTCCACCATCCGGGACACCATGAGGTATACCACGACCACCCCTATCCCCAGGAACATGGTGGGCAGCAGCGTGGAGAACTGCCCGATGCCGTTGAGTTCCTCCATGGTCACGGCGTGGCTCAGCTGGTTGTCTCTCTCGGTGACCCGCATGCCAAGGTCACTCCAGTCCTCCTCCATGGACGTTCGGAGATCGGCCGCCCTTCCCTCATCATCCAGGGTGGCCACGAGGCTGTTGATCCGGCCCTCCATGCCCAGGAGGTTCTGGGCTGTCTTAAGGGGCATGAAGGCTATCCCGAACCTCTCAAAGTCCGGGAACATGTCCCTTGCGTCCTTGATGGCATACACGAACTCGGGACTCTCCACCACGCCTGTCACGGTGGCTCTCACGGGTTCCCCATGCATGAAGAGGGTAAGGGGGTCCCCGGGCGCAAGATTGTTGGCGTCGGCGTACTGCTTCAAGAGGGCCAGTTCCACGCCTCCCACGGGGTCCGGCAGGGAACCGGAGATGATGTGGAGAGTGTTTATCCTGTGGTCGGCGGGGTAGGAGACCACCCGGACGGTGGCGCGGACGCCCGGTGAGGGTTCAGCACGGGTATCGAAGATCAGGCGTCCCTCGGCCCGGCTCACCCCAGGCAGGGAGGCCACGTCCCGGGTGATGGTCTCAGGCGACGAGTTTAGGTCCGCGAAGAGGTGCGCGAACCCATACTGCCTGTAGTATTCTGACAGCGCCGTCTCCATGTTGTAGTGTGTGGTCCTCATCGCCACGAAGATCATCAGGCCCACCAGGAGCGTGAGGGCCGCAGCGGCGAACTGGGAGCGCGTGGCCCCCACGGTGCGTATGAGGAGACGGTCCAGTGTCTTCAAGACTGTCCACCTACCACTCTATCTCTTCAGCTGTGGCGGGGTGGGGGTTCTCAATGATCTCCACCGCCTTGCCGCTTCGCATCCTAATCACCCTGTCTCCCATGCGGCCGATGGCCACGTTGTGGGTAATCAAGACAACAGTGGTGCCGTACTGGGTGTTCAGGTTTCTCAGGAGCGCCAGGATGCCCTTGCCCGTCTCGTAGTCCAGCGCCCCAGTGGGCTCGTCGCACAGGAGTATCCCTGGGCGCTTTGCGATGACCCTGGCAATGGCGACGCGCTGCTGTTCCCCCCCGGAGAGCTGGGAGGGGAAGTGGCTGGCGCGGTCTGACAGTCCAACGCTGGCCAGGGCCTCGTCTGCCGGGAGCGCCCGGTCATGAACCATCTCCGTGGCCAGTTCCACGTTTTCCCGGGCAGTGAGGAAGGACATGAGGTTGTAGATCTGGAACACGAACCCTACCTCCCTCCGCCGGTAGGCGGTGAGCCCGGCATCGGTCAATGCGGTGATCTCCTGGTCTTTGTATATGACCCGGCCTGACGTGGGGAAGTCCATGCCGCCCATGATGTTCAAGAGCGTGCTCTTGCCCGAACCGCTGGGGCCGGTGATTACCAGGAACTCTCGCTGGGCAATACTAAGGTCAATACCGCGCAGCGCCTTTACGGTGACATCCCCCAGCTGGTAGTGCTTCCGGACATCCTCCACGACCATGATGGCGGGCACAGAAGATTCCTCCTTCGCCGGCTGTCCTGGGGGCCCCTCGGGCCCTGGTTGAATCATGACACTTGGAGTGTATTCACCCCCTCATCCCTGTTCCCTTCCCGGGGGGATGAAGTTGTTGCCCAGGGCACGGTGACTCAAGGGACTTGCTGGATGCCCCAGACCGGTAGGCAAGGGAGGGTCGGGGGAACTTCCCCGGGGCGATGGCCGTCAAAAAAAGGGGAATCATGACCGTCCCCCTTTGAAGTCTACGTCGCGTGGCCGTGCACAAGCGACCTGTATCCCGGCGTTGACCCGCGGGCATCACAGGGGGTTCGACTCGAGGAAGGCCTCAATGTGCCGTGACTCCAGGTGCCTGTTGCCCCGGGGTTGCTCGGGTGATACCATAATGGGGGGCTGGCCCTAGCCCTCCGCCTCTTACATGGGCTGGTGTTCAACGCTCTACAGATCAACCCCTGTGCAGGTGCCCTGCCCGGGTGAAGGGAGGAAGCAGCATGAACTGGGGCGATCCCCTGTCCCTCCTGGCGACGATGGAGGTCCGCGGCTTTGTTGCCATGGCCACCATGGCCGCCCTTACGCTGGGACTGCTCTTCGGGACCCACCGGAGTAGGAGACCGGGAGGCAGGACAGGTGCACTGGCCCTCTTCGTCCCAGCGGTCCTCGGGGCCGTGACCTTCGTGCCATCCATCGCATACATCCAGATACCTCTGCAAGTCCAGGTGTCCTACCTGGCCATGGCCACCCTTTCCACGGCGAACCCACTAATCCTGTCCATACCCCCCATCCTGCTGTCCGGTCTTATCCAGGAGAGTGTCAAGCTGGGGACCGCCGGTCTCTCCCGAGCCCTTGGCCCGAGGGCCGTGTCCCGCTGGATGGTGGGGGCCCTCACCGGGCTCGGCTACGGCGGCCTGGAGGCATGGGTGGTACTTTCCCCCGTCCTTGCCTCAGGGATTCCCGGGCTCCAGGTACTCCCGGCCCTCCTAGAGCGTCTCGCCGTGATGCCCCTCCACGCTGCCCTGGGTGCCATTGTGTACGCATTCTGGGACAGAGGGGCGGGACCGGGCCTGGCAGGCCTATTCCTGGGCGGCCTCATCCACTCCATGGTGAACTACAGTGCTGTGCTCTTCCAGGCAGGCACCATTAGCCTAGCAACGGTATACATCTACCTTTTCTTGACCGCAGGCGCGACGACGGCCTATGCAAGATACGTGGGGAGGGAGATAAGGTGAGGCTCTCATGGCTCATAGGAGGTGTTTTCCTCCTTGCCGCTCTGACCCTGCTGGGGTGTGGTAAACCTGCAGAGGTGGACCTCTCCGTCCCCTGGACGGACGGGGAGATTAGTGCCTACCAGCTGAGCCAGAGGGGCGAGGCAGTGGGGACCATCAGGCTCTCCCTGGAAGAGAAGGACGGAGCGTGGGAGTACAGAAGCGTGACCGAAGTGAGTGGCTTCATTGAGGAGGTAAGGGTGCTGGCGGGCAAGGAGAGCCTGGTGCCATTCCGGGTGGATTTCCTGGCAAAGACCCAGGATACGGAGATTTCCTATCAGGCAGTCTACCAGGAGGGGAAGGCGGTCATCAACGCCAGGAAGGCCGGTGGCGCACAGTCGGCCCAGGTGAAACTGCCCTCGCCCCCCTACTTCGAAAATGAACAGTTCCTCATGCTGGTAAGGGCTCTCCCGCTTCAGGCTGGTTGGGAGGGCCGGCTGAACATCATAGTCACCCGCACCGCCAGCAAGACCGAGCTGGCCTTGGAGGTAGTGGACCGGGAGACCGTGGAAACCCCGGTGGGAGCCCTCCAGGCGTGGAAGGTGGAACTGGAGGGTGCAAACCAGTTTGCCTGGGTGGAGGTGGAACCGCCCCACCGGCTGGTGAAGTACGTGAACGGTAATGCGGAAACCGTGAGCCTCCTGGCTGAGTATCGCAGCGGGGGCTGAACAAACCCCGGAAGGGATGTGGGTCATGATCAGGCTGTCCAGAGTATCCAAGAGCTATAGCAGGGGAGCCGTGAAAGCCGTGGACGCCCTTGACCTGGAGGTGAGGTCCGGCGAGATCTTCGGGTTCATAGGACCCAACGGCGCCGGCAAGACCACCACCATCAAGATGATGGTGGGCCTCCTGGAACCGGATGAGGGCATCATTGAGGTGAACGGACACGATATCTCCAGAGAACCCCTGGAGGTCAAGAGGTCCCTTAGCTTCGTGCCGGATAACCCCGTGGTGTACGAGAAGCTCACTGGCATCGAGTACCTGAACTTCATGGCAGACGTGTACGGGGTTCCTGCCGGTGTGCGAAGGGAGAAGGCATCCCACCTCCTGGAGATGTTCGGACTAGGAGGGGCCGTGAACGATCTCATCCAGAGCTACTCCCATGGGATGCGCCAGAAGATAGTGCTAACGGCCGCCCTCCTCCACGACCCTGCAGTGTTCGTCATGGATGAGCCCATGGTGGGGCTTGATCCCCGGTCCTCCGCCAGGCTCAAGGATCTCATGCACGACCAGGCCTCCCGGGGTGGCACTGTCTTCTTTTCCACCCACATCTTGGAGGTGGCTGAGCGCCTGTGTGACCGTGTGGGCATCATACACCAGGGCCGCCTGATAGCCTGCGGCACGCTGGATGAGCTCAGGCAGCAGGCCCAGAACAAGGAGTCCCTTGAAAAGATATTCCTGGAGATGACTGAGGAATGATGGACAGCACATTCTGGACCCTGGCCAAGCTTCAGATGAAAATGGGGTTTGGGCTTTCGGCCCTCAGGTACTACTGGGTAAAGAGAGACCGGAAGATCTGGTCATCCCTGGGGATCATCGCCCTCATAGTCCTGGGCATCTTGCCCATATTTAGCTTGTATATCGTGGTGCTGAACGCAACCTTTGATGTCGCCGTTGTCCTTGGCCAGCAGCAGGTGGTGCTTACTATGGCAGTGGTGTTTTCCACCGTCCTGGTGTTCTTCCTGGGCATCGTGTTCGTGGCGTCGACCTTCTTTTTCTCGGATGACCTTCCCTTCCTGATGTCCCTGCCTGTCAAGCCCCAAGTGGTGCTGGGCGCCAAGTTCGTCCCGGTGCTGGCCAGCGAGTACCTGACCATGGTGCCCTTCATCGTGCCGGCCCTCTGGGTGTACGGCACCAGGAGTCAGGTGGGCCCTGGTTTCTGGCTGGCAGGGGTTGCCGTGTACGCGCTCTTGCCGGTGGTGCCCCTTACCGTTGCCGCCGTAGCTGTGCTCTTCATCATGACAGCCACCGGCGCCGCCCGGAAGCGGGACGCCCTGAGGCTTGCAGGCATGATACTGCTGGTCGCCTTCGCGCTGGGGCTCAACTACTTCCTCACCAGGATACCCCAGGGACAAGAGGCGTCCTTCCTCCAGGAGGTCCTCCGCGACCCGGACGGCCTCTCCCGGAGGGTATCCGTGATCTACCCACCGGCCCTCTGGGCCACCCGGGCGATGGTCGGGGGGGGAGGGGTCGCTGCCCTGTCAAATCTCCTGGGATTAGCCTCCGTGGCTGTCTTCGGGGTGTGGGTCATGATGGCGGTGGCCCACCGCGTCTACTTCCGGTCCTGGGTGAGAGGCCAGGAGGTCCAGCGCTCCCGCCAGCTGTCCCAGACCCAGGTGGACCGGCGCCTGTCCCGCTCCTCCAACCCCGTGTGGGCGATTGCCGCCAGGGAGATCAAGATCCTTGTCAGGACCCCGGTTTTCCTCTTCAACAGCCTGGCAGTGCTCGTCATCGCACCCGCAGCCCTGATCCTCCCCTTGATCTCCGGTGACTCCCTGGGCACCCTCCTGCCCTTGCTTGCCAACCCCGAAGTCCGGCCCACGGTGGTCGTGGCTGCAGCGGGGTTCGTGGCCTTCATGTCCATCTTCACTCCAGCGCTGTCCAGCTCGGTATCCCGCGAGGGCCGTACCTTTTGGATATCCAAGGTTGTGCCCCTTGACCCTGTGATGCAACTCCAGGGAAAGCTCCTCTCGGGCTGCCTCATATCCTCCCTGACGATTGCCCTGGTCGTGCTTACCGCCCTGGTATTCCCGTGGACGCTGGCGGACATCATCATCATATCCGTGGTGGGCACGGTGGCCTCCTTTCCTACCCTGGTGGTGAGTCTCCTCCTGGACCTTCTCAGGCCCTACATGGACTGGGACAATCCCCAGCGTGCCATTAAGCAGAACATCAACGTTCTCCTGGGCATGGTGGCCAGTGTGGCGATACTGGTGCCGCCTGGCCTGGCGGCCTACTGGGGGCTCAGGAACGACTGGCCCGGGATGGGGATACACGCAGCCATTGTGGTTGTATCAGTGATTACCGGCGGAGTGCTGTACAAGGCCATGACCTCCATAGCTGGCCGCATGTACCTGAAGGTCCGGGTCTAGACCGCCGGGAATTGTGAAGACCGCGAAGGGATTCTGAGGCGGGGAACCCGTGCCCTCAGTGGCGTGGCTTCCCCGCAAAGCCGCGCCCCATCTAGGTTCCTCGCCTAGACTGAGATCGCCAGGCGCCAAGACCCGGGAAAATGTCCCGCCTTCCAGCAAAAAACCTCTCCCAACGGCAGGATTCCTTTCTTCTGAGTGGAAACTTATCTAAACCACAAGAAGCATGTTTCCCTAAGAATAGAGGGTGCCCTGGGGCGCCGGAGCGGATAAGCCTTCCACTGCGGGAGGTGCAAATCGATGGCGTGTTACCTGTGTGGTGAAGAGGCTGTGGTGGAATGCCCTATATGCCACCGGAAGGTATGTACCGAACACCTGGCCTGCACGAACTGCAGTGACTGGGCGAAAACCAAGAGCATTCGGATGCGCCAGAAGTGGTGTGATTTCTGTGAGAAGGAGACCGAGGAGACCACCTACAGGTGCGCCAAGTGCAGAAAGAGGTTTTGCCCAGAACACGGCCAGCTGGTGCACGGGACCTTGCCAGGCACTGAGATCAAACCCGGTGGCATGGCCAAGAAGGACAACCTGTACTGCCGCTGTGCCGAACACCTCAAGGCCCCTGACCAGCTGGGCGCCGGTGTTGAGTACATACCCACGTGGAAGGAGATCTTTCGAAAAAAGCTGGACGAGGCTCCAGAGGTCTTCGAGTGCGAGGTATCCGATGACGAGCTCATGGAGTGGGAGAGCACCATGTCCTGGGAGCCCGTCCTCAAGAAGAAGTCTGACGCCAAATGCGACTAACTGAGTCCGGCCTCCCGAAACGAACCCAGCTGTGAGGGTCTTGTCATGCCCTCCAGGGTCTACGATAGAGACCACATGGAGAAATGGAAGGCATAGAAGGCATAGCTGAGATGCACGCGCTCAGGTTCGGGTACCTATCCTTCCGTTCGCGTAGCGAAGCCGGTTTTCCTTCGCGCTCGTCCTATGGCGCCCCAGGCATTCCGTTACCTCCGACTCCAAGAGTTCCAGGACTAACTTTTGCGCTCCTACCCGCATTAATTCGCCCGTCAGATCCCCTGCCTCTTTTCCTTGCCTGAGTGCTTCATCCTGAAAGGTCTCTCGCTGCGTTATCGCCCTACGGTGGTTTGGTCACCGTCGATGGTAGCCCAGACCTACCTCTTTTCCAGGCATTCAGCACATCTACGGATCCTTTACGGAAAACTGCATGGGATTATGGGATTGACTCAATTTGGTGAAACGAGGACCAATGGAAAGGCTTAGTCCCTGGAATGGGGGAAACGCTGGGTGCGATAGGTCCTGGCGCTTCCCGTATTATGTTGATTAGGGTCTTCAGCCTTGGCTTGGTAATCGCGATGATTCCAGCTAAGAGGCCCGAGTATCTGTGTGTGTCCTAAGGTGGACGGTGCAGGCTGGTAGACAGGAATAGGAAGGGGTCGCTCTTCTTGAACTAATTGATTTGTCTATAAAATGGCAGCCAGTTTGGGTGATCCAGCGGGTAGGAGCCCGCCAGGCGACATAACTCAGAGGCACTCACGACGGCAAGGGATGCATCGCTGGCTGTCCATATCATTCTACGCCGGGAAAGACCTGTGGCGTTTTCCCGTTCTGGGGCGAGCCTCCTTGATGAGCTGGTCAAGATTGGGCTGAGTCTTAATAGGGACGGCGCAGTACAGTGTCCCGGGGAGCGGAACCTAGGAGGGAGGAGTCTCGCGTGATAGTCGCCGCGAAGGGGGTGAGTGGGAAACCCTATCGTGTAACGGAGATGGGTGTATCGGAGACGGCACCGGTAAGCAGTCTTGGCGGCTAGTATAAAATCTACTTAGGTTACTCCTAAGCAAAAAAGTGGAGAACCTGGGAGAGAATAGTTAAACGGCTGGGGGTGGCATAGGTTCCTGGTTGTTACTGGGTTAGACCTTGAATAAGGAGGAACGAGCAGTGAAGATATTCCGGAGGAAGAAGAAGGGTTTCACCCTTATCGAGCTGATGATTGTCATTGCGATTATCGCCGTTTTGGCGGCAATACTGATCGTGCAGTGGGTAGGGGCGAGGCAGGCGGCCTATGACTCTGAAGCGTTGACGGTGGCGAGGAACTGCGTGCTGGCGGCCCAGGTGTACTACGCTCAGAATAAATTAAGCTATCTGAATTTAGACAAGACAGACCTTGCGAATATTGAACCTAGCCTGGGCACAACCCCGGTCTCAATTACCGTGAACAGCGCAACAGCTAATGGGTTCGAAATTCGGGTCGACGGCCAAGGTAGTACCCCAAAGACATACTGGGCAACAGAGGCGGGAGTTACTGATGTAGATCCCAGTCCTTGATCTTTTTTACAGTAACGGGGTGGCTCCATCCGGGGCCGCCTCGTTCTTCCGTGTGTCTCGCAGTTCGGTAGACCAGCAGGTTAAAGTCCTGCCGCCGCTTTGCCCCGGTTGAAGCGGCATAGCCAAGAACAAGAGGTTCTCGCTTCAGTAGAAGGAGAGAGGTAGGGTAGGTAGAGTGAGGCACCCCTCGAAAGAGGGGGAACGGACTGGGACCAAGGCGTAGACCACTCCCGGTGCGATGTTGTCTTGCACAAATGTCCGCTGATTTTGCAGTGAAGATGGGGTGGGGTGAACGTGCAAACCTATTCGATGTTGTTGGCCAAGGATCTTAGGTCAATTGGAGGGTAGGTGACTTGCAGGATGTCACGTTTTGGTGGAGGGGGCGGCGCTACGGGCCGCCCCCCGGTGAGTCTTACATACCCATTTTCGTTCGACCGTTGTTTCTTAGATGGCTTTTCCTCAGGGGTACCGCTTGGGTTTTGCAGGATCACCATGGGTACCAGTCCCTTTGAAGCGGCTCTTCGTTATCGGGTTCGTTATCAGCCCATATCCGGTTCACATACTCATCGCGACTGTAGTCCAGTTGCTGCCAAGAAGACCGGCTACAAAGAGATGACATGGCAGCATTGGCTCTTATCAGGCTGGCATCCAAAAACAACTGGTCACCGTCGATAATCCCCGCTCGTGTGAACCACAGGATGCTCCTCCAAAAATGTCCCTTTCCCGGAATTGACCTGGGAACGAACAAAGAGAGAATGCCGTTTTCAGGCTCTCTCCTCGTTCGTGCTGGGTATCACCAATTCTCGCAGAGCATCTCAAAGTGGGCGCGAGGATGGTCACACGAGGGGCATACCTCAGGTGCCTCCTTGCCTTGTGTCACGTACCCACAGTTCAAGCAACGCCAGGTAACTGGGGTGGGCTTCCGAAATACCCTGCCGTTTTCTACATTCTCAAGCAGTCCCAAAAAACGCCTCTCGTGCTGTGTCTCTGCCACCGCAATGGCTTCGAAGGTGTTGGCGATCTCGCTAAAGCCCTCTTCCCGGGCAACCTTGGCAAAGCCGGGGTACATCTCGTTCCACTCGTAGTTCTCTCCCCTTGCGGATTCCCTCAGGTTTTCTGCTGTGGTGCCGATGACTCCGGCGGGGAAGGATGTGCGGATCTCCACCTCACCACCTTCCAGGTACTTGAAGAGCTTCTTGGCATGCTCCTTTTCCTGGGCGGCCGTCTCTTCAAATACATTGGAGATTTGTACGAACCCATCTCTCTTGGCCTGGCTCGCATAGTAGGTATACCTGTTCCGGGCCTGTGACTCCCCGGCAAAAGCGGCGAGCAGGTTCTTCTCAGTCCTGCTTCCCTTAGGCAAAACTAATCACTCCTTTCTCTTGCCAATTATACGGTAGGAACTGCCTGCCCCTCAAGGAGAACCGCGCTGTAGAGAGGGCCAACAGTCGTCTTGACGTGAGTTCCGGCGTCCAGCGGCACTTCATACGGGGCCTTGGAAAGATGAAGTTAGATGCGGCTTGGCCTTATGCGTCATGCTGGCCATGGCTCTCGGGAAAGTAAAGGAAGAACGGGGCATCAGACTCCGAAGCTGACTCAGACTGCATGAGGGAACACCCATATTCCCTCTCTGTAACGTGGCTGTAAGACTCCGTCGTTTCTCCTACCGTAGAGCACCTGAGCCTTGCGATAACCTTAACCCCACAAGGTATCTCCCCGGGGCACAGCCTGCGGAGTAGTGCTGCGGTGACAGGTCCTGTGGTCTGGCGAAGGCCTATGGTCCCCGAACCCAGATCCCCCTCCTTTCAATGAGGGGACGATGTCACGAGTTCTACCCGATCTCCTCCCAGGTATGTCTAGTCCACCTCCGCGGAAGCAGATTCTCATCCGCCTCTTTCGGGCTTCCCGCTCCTATGGCGCCG contains the following coding sequences:
- the rbr gene encoding rubrerythrin, producing the protein MPKGSRTEKNLLAAFAGESQARNRYTYYASQAKRDGFVQISNVFEETAAQEKEHAKKLFKYLEGGEVEIRTSFPAGVIGTTAENLRESARGENYEWNEMYPGFAKVAREEGFSEIANTFEAIAVAETQHERRFLGLLENVENGRVFRKPTPVTWRCLNCGYVTQGKEAPEVCPSCDHPRAHFEMLCENW